The DNA sequence CGAGAGAAAAGAATTGCTTCAAAAGATCAACCTTTGGGTAAGTCTTTTAGAAGGTGCTGAATCTGCGGATAAAATGGCAGATGTGTGCAAAAATAAAGCACAACAGGCAGAAAATAGTTTAAAAACAAACTTAAAAAATACATTGGATACTGTTCGCCAGTTGGAAACATCTTACAGAACGGTAGCTCAGTTTTATAAAAATACAGAACTTGATAAAGTTGATAATGTGAGCATTGTTAACGCAAGTTTGGATCAGCTTTCAGATTTGGATAATCCTATCTTCATCGATGCTATTGCTGAAGAATTTAAAAGTTATTATGACCGTTTAGATCTCAGAGATAATTACTCTCTTTTAGCAATTCCAGGATATCTGGGATCTAATAAAGTGATCGAAAAATGGGCTAAGATCTGTAACGAAAACAAAGTGATGATGGTTACAGATTTTGCTAATCTTGATAAACCAGATGACGTTGTAGATTTATTCCATTCTGCAAACCTTACAGGCGGAGAACTTCACAGAAGTAATGTAATCATGACCTGTAACTGGCTTGTAGGCCGTGGAAGAGCAGAAGAAGTAGGTGAAGAAGAAAATGTTGAGCTTCCACCTTCGACTTCACTGGCTGGAAAGATCCACAAAACTTTAATGTCTCAGGTAGCGGCAGGTAAAAAGCATGGTAACATCAATGAAGTAGATGCTGTAAAATTCGAATTGAAGAAAAGTGAAATTTCTCAGTTGGAAAAAATGGGATTGGTTCCTATGGTTAATGAATATGGTAAGATCATGGCTTTCTCTGCAAAAACCTTATTTACTGGTGATAATATTGGACTTCAGACTTATTCTGTAGTTCGTGTATTTGACTATGTAACAAAAGTGTTATTGGATTTCTTAAACAGAAGAGCGTTTGAAAACTGGACGGCAAAAAATGAGGATGATCTTAGAAGACAGATTGTAACCTTCCTGGATGGAATCAAAGGAGCAGATAAACTGATTGAAAAGTTCAAAATTGTTCGTTTCGAGCAAGATAAAGTAAACAAAGACAGAGTATGGCTGGATATTCGTTTAACACCGTATTTCCCTACAAAAAGTTTCGTTATTAAATTGGACGGACATAAAGGGGATGATGGGAACGAATGGGAGTCTCAGTATACTCAGGACTAATATAGTATATCTTAACTTAATCATAAAAACCGATGCAATTTTACATCGGTTTTTTTCTACCAATTCATATGAAAATTAATATGTATACATTCAGGATTCTCTATTGCATACCTGTTTTCCTTCTGTTTTTTATAAGTTGTGAGAAGGAGTACAAAAGTCCGAATTACTATAAAAAAGATCTTTTTGAAGATGAAAGACATGAGGGAGAGGCTTACATTATGAATAAAAAGGAATGCATTGATGGCAGCGATATGGTTCTTGTAAGCTCAGATATAAAACTTGTGGATAGTTCTTCGGGTAGGGGAAGATCAATTTTTATTTACAGACTGAAGTCGGGGATGACAGAAAAGACAACCAGAGATTCTGTGGTTACTTATCCATTACAGTTTCTTTCCAATCAGCGACTGAAACTTAAAAAAGACTCCATGTATATTTTTCTTAAAAAACTTAATGGCTATCGCTTTATAGCGGAAGAGAAGAAGCTTAAATACCAGTGGCTTAAATCTGCGCCGGTATACACTGTAGGTACTGAAAGTAAATAGTTCTATCTTTGCATTTGCCCTGATTCAGTTTTAGTATCCTGCTGAAGGTTCTTTTTACTGCATCACAAATTGAATTATTTAAATAGAGTCATTTTTTTGGAAAAGAATTTTAAGAGTTCCGACTTTCTTAATGTGGGAAACAAGCTGTTGGTTTGGTATAAGAAAAATGCCAGAGATTTGCCGTTCAGAAAAACAAAAGATCCTTATAAAATATGGATTTGTGAAATTGTTTTTCAGCAGACAAGAATAGCACAGGGGCTTAATCATTACAATAATTTTATCAAAAGATTTCCAAATGTAGAATCTTTGGCAGGAGCTGCAGAAGATGACGTTCTGCTTCATTGGAAAGGACTGGGGTATTATTCCA is a window from the Chryseobacterium sp. T16E-39 genome containing:
- a CDS encoding DUF5458 family protein translates to MDSKLQAAEGQQQGQQQHSGQPKGNPLAELNKIGGFGFVESVVDGIANMNPTRKARKEIFLTDNNKGDERKELLQKINLWVSLLEGAESADKMADVCKNKAQQAENSLKTNLKNTLDTVRQLETSYRTVAQFYKNTELDKVDNVSIVNASLDQLSDLDNPIFIDAIAEEFKSYYDRLDLRDNYSLLAIPGYLGSNKVIEKWAKICNENKVMMVTDFANLDKPDDVVDLFHSANLTGGELHRSNVIMTCNWLVGRGRAEEVGEEENVELPPSTSLAGKIHKTLMSQVAAGKKHGNINEVDAVKFELKKSEISQLEKMGLVPMVNEYGKIMAFSAKTLFTGDNIGLQTYSVVRVFDYVTKVLLDFLNRRAFENWTAKNEDDLRRQIVTFLDGIKGADKLIEKFKIVRFEQDKVNKDRVWLDIRLTPYFPTKSFVIKLDGHKGDDGNEWESQYTQD